From the Planctomycetaceae bacterium genome, the window CGACGCGATTCGGAAAGCGAAACGGCCGGCTGGACAAACCCGTCGACGTCGTCAACAACGTCACTCCGAAACTGACCGAACTCGGAAAACAGATCGAAAACTACGCGGATCGCATCAGCAACGAAAGTGACAAAGTCGAACTGACGTCCGCCGCGGGTCGCTGCTATTTGCTGGCCGACAGTCTTGCCGCGTGGTGCGTGCAGAAGGAACGCGGTGCCGTGTTCTGGCTGGAACGCGGCGGAGTTCGGCAACAGCGACTGACTCTGATGAGTGCCCCCATCGAAGTCGGGCCGATTCTGAAGGAACACCTCTTCAACGCCGTTCCCAGCGTCATTCTGACCAGCGCGACGCTGGCCGTCGGAACAAAGGACTTCAGCTTCTTCCGATCGCGCGTCGGACTGACGGATGGCGGCGACTGCCGGCTGGGAAGCCCGTTTGATTATCGGCGGCAGGTGCGTCTGATCCTGTCGACGAACATGCCCGATCCCGGCGCGGACGCTCGCGGCTTCGAAGCCGAAGTCGTCAAAAGAATTCAGCGACACGTGCTGGAAACCAACGGCCGCGCGTTTGTTCTGTTTACCAGCTATTCGATGATGGAATTCGCCGTGCAGCGACTGCTCGGCTGGCTGGCGGAACACGACCTGACGCTGTACAGCCAGGGCCGCGGAATGCCGCGTTCCGCGATGCTGGAACGATTTCGCAATGATCCGCGAGCGGTCCTGTTCGGTACCGACAGCTTCTGGCAGGGTGTCGACGTTCCGGGAGATTCGCTGCAGAACGTCATCATTCCCAAGCTGCCGTTCAGCGTGCCCGATCATCCGCTTCTGGAAGCTCGCGTCGATGCGATTAAGGCTCGCCGAGGCAACCCGTTTCGCGAATATCAGGTTCCCGAAGCCGTCATCAAACTGAAGCAGGGCTTCGGCCGTCTGATCCGCCGAGCGACGGATTCCGGACGAGTCGTGATTCTTGACCCGCGAGTCCTGACGAAACAATACGGCCGGCTGTTTCTGGAAAGCCTTCCGGATTGCCGAACGGAAATCGACAACGGTCAGACAATTGAACCCGTCGACCGCGATTGACCGGCCATCGTACGAAGAGTTGGCCACAGATTTCTCAGATTCCCACCGATTGCACACCGTTGTTCCGGCGGCCGCGTTCCGTCATTCCCGCGCAAGCCCGCGCGCCCCGTCATTCCCGCGCAGGCGGGAACCCAGCATCCGCGCAAGCCCGCGCGCCCCGTCATTCCCGCTCACGACGGGCTCGCAAGGCAGCGCATCTGAAAGCAGGAGCCCTGGAACGCGTTGTTGCTTTTGATATCATCGCGACGGGCCTGCATCGCCATCCGGTTTCGGTTCATGAGCGCATTCAGAATGCATGCATGTTCGCTGCGGTCCGCTGCTGTGACGTTCACCGCAGGGCGCTGCTGGTGACTCGCCGCCGTTTGGTGTCATTCTTCAGCCTGCTGTGTTTCACAACGTCAAAGGAAAGTTCCGATGCGTTCCGTCGTCACCTGCACCAGCATTCTGTTTAGCCTTTCCGTTTCAGCCTTCGCGAGCGACGTCAGCGACAACTGGCCGCAATGGCGCGGGCCGAACTTCAATGGCTCGTCCGACACGGGCAATCCGCCCGTCGAATGGAGCGAAACGAAGAACGTTCGCTGGAAGATTGAAGTTCCGGGCAAGGGCAGCGCCACGCCGATCATCTGGGAAAATCGCATCTATGTTTTGACTGCGATTCCGACAGATCGAAAGGCCGAAGGAGCCGCGGCAGCCGCAGCGGAACCGCCGGCCGATCAGCAGCAGGGCCGTGGGGGCCGAGGCGGGCGCGGAGGTTTCGGCGCCGCGCCGCCTCCGACGAATTTCCACCAGTATGCTGTCATCTGCTACGACCGGACGACGGGTGGCGAAGTCTGGCGGACGGTTGCCGTCGAAGCGGTGCCGCATGAAGGCGGCCACGGGACGAACACGTTCGCGTCCGGGTCTCCGGTCACCGACGGAAAGCACCTGTTCGTGTCATTCGGTTCGCGCGGGGTGTTC encodes:
- a CDS encoding helicase C-terminal domain-containing protein — translated: MGHAMSDAAPTVDDVLGRQGSIARRLSGYEARPQQLEMAERIAAAIRDGRHLVAEAGTGVGKSFAYLVPAILAAEERRRTDAEKDAQENEKDQKKNDRKTPKIIVSTHTISLQEQLIGRDIPFLQSVLPVEFSAVLVKGRSNYISLRRTAKAVARSGQKALFEMDGQRQLAQISSWSKTTTDGSRSDLSFRPQPAVWDEVLSDQGDCLRRKCPHHDECFYYKARRRVRNAHVLVVNHALFFSDLALRREGASVLPDYDTVIFDEAHTIESVAADHLGLSISEGQIEYLMNKLYNDRANRGLLVLHKMVEAQKLTQGVRHASRDLFFAIDDWATRFGKRNGRLDKPVDVVNNVTPKLTELGKQIENYADRISNESDKVELTSAAGRCYLLADSLAAWCVQKERGAVFWLERGGVRQQRLTLMSAPIEVGPILKEHLFNAVPSVILTSATLAVGTKDFSFFRSRVGLTDGGDCRLGSPFDYRRQVRLILSTNMPDPGADARGFEAEVVKRIQRHVLETNGRAFVLFTSYSMMEFAVQRLLGWLAEHDLTLYSQGRGMPRSAMLERFRNDPRAVLFGTDSFWQGVDVPGDSLQNVIIPKLPFSVPDHPLLEARVDAIKARRGNPFREYQVPEAVIKLKQGFGRLIRRATDSGRVVILDPRVLTKQYGRLFLESLPDCRTEIDNGQTIEPVDRD